CGGGGTGTCGTAGGACCGGCGCCAGACCATGAACTGGTCCTCGCCGAACTCCTCCCGGATCTCGGCCTTGTCCTTGCCCTGGAGGGCGCCGTAGTGCCGCTCGTTCAGCCGCCAGTGGCGGTGGACCGGGATCCACTGCCGGTCGGCGGCCTCGAGCGCGAGGTTCGCGGTGGTGATGGCGCGCTTGAGCACCGAGGTGTGCAGCACGTCCGGCAGCAGCCCCTCCTGGGCGAGCAGCTCGCCGCCACGGGCGGCCTCCTGGCGGCCCTTCTCGGTGAGCGGGACGTCCACCCAGCCGGTGAACAGGTTCTTCTCATTCCAGTCGCTCTGCCCGTGCCGCAGCAGGACGAGCTTGTAGGGGGTGTCAGCCATGCGCACATCCTAACGGCGCGGCCGGGCCCCGCCCGGTCAGTAGCCGTAGTGCGACGGGCCGCTGCGGCCGTACAGCTTCAGCTCGCCGCGCGGGCCGGCGAGGTAGACCGCGGCCACGCACAGCGCGGCGATCTGGAACAGGCCGAAGCCGGCGCCGAGGCTGTTGATCGAGCCGAGGAACGTCAGGACGCCGACCGCCCCGGCCACGCCGGTCAGGATCAGCCAGAAGGACTTCGGTTTCTGCCCGGCGCGCTCGAACTGCTGGGCCGGGCGCGTCAGGCAGTCGCCGAGCGCCCACACCTCGAGCACCACGGCCACCACGGACAGCGCGACGTACATCCAGTTCTCGATGGAGGTGACCAGTGCCCAGACGTTCATGGGGCCAGCCTAGCGGGGGCCCGCCCCCGCCGCGGCGGCGGCGCGCAGTCCGTGCACGAGGTCCTCCCACAGGTCCTCCACGTGCTCGATCCCGCAGCTCAGCCGCAGCAGGCCGGCCGGGACGGTGCGCGGCTCGGCGGCGAAGCGTCGGCGCCGCTCCACGAGCGACTCCACGCCGCCCAGCGAGGTGGCCGGGACCCAGAGGCGCAGCGCCGTCACCATCGCGTCCGCGACGGCGGCCACCTCCTCGTCCCCGGCGCCCTCCGGCCCCGCGACCTCGAGGGTGAGCACGGAGCCGAAGCCGCCGTGCATCTGCTCCGCGGCGATCGCGTGCTGCGGGTGGTCGGGCAGCCCCGGGTAGCGCACCGCGGCCAGCGGCAGGGCACCCTCGCGGCGGGCGGCCTCCGCGCGGCGGGCCAGCTCGGCCGCGGTGGCCTGCGAGCGCTCGAGGCGCAGGGCGAGGGTGCGCATGCCGCGCAGGGCCAGGAAGGCCTCCATCGGCCCGGCGATCGCCCCGTGCAGGGTCCGGTGCTCGAGCAGCCGGGCGTGCAGCGCGGGGTCCCGCGTGACGGCTGCCCCCAGCACCACGTCCGAGTGGCCGGCCAGGTACTTGGTGACGGAGTGGACCACGACGTCGGCGCCCAGCTCGAGCGGTCGCTGGACGAGAGGCGTGGCGAAGGTGTTGTCGACGACGACGAGGGCGCCGGCCGCGTGCGCGGCCTCGGCGAGCGCGCGCAGGTCCGCGACCTCGAGCATGGGGTTGGTCGGGGACTCGAGCCAGAGGATGGCGGCCGGGCCGCGGGCGCCGGCCGGGCCGGCGTCGGGGGTCCCGGGCGCGGGCGTGCCGGCGAGCGCGGCCTCGACGGCGGCGAGGTCGGTGATGTCCACCTGGTCCACCGCGAGCCGGCCGGACTCGCGCAGGGAGGCCAGCAGCGAGGTGAGCCCGTTGTAGGCGTGCTGCGGGGCGACCACGC
This genomic window from Citricoccus sp. SGAir0253 contains:
- a CDS encoding PLP-dependent aspartate aminotransferase family protein; its protein translation is MHPETLLVSAARPAKEVDAPVNEPVHFTSTFVGWESGATDRRVYGRMSNPSWEGPEHLLAALEGVEDPTATPALLFSSGMGAIAAALHLVPTGARVVAPQHAYNGLTSLLASLRESGRLAVDQVDITDLAAVEAALAGTPAPGTPDAGPAGARGPAAILWLESPTNPMLEVADLRALAEAAHAAGALVVVDNTFATPLVQRPLELGADVVVHSVTKYLAGHSDVVLGAAVTRDPALHARLLEHRTLHGAIAGPMEAFLALRGMRTLALRLERSQATAAELARRAEAARREGALPLAAVRYPGLPDHPQHAIAAEQMHGGFGSVLTLEVAGPEGAGDEEVAAVADAMVTALRLWVPATSLGGVESLVERRRRFAAEPRTVPAGLLRLSCGIEHVEDLWEDLVHGLRAAAAAGAGPR
- a CDS encoding DUF2516 family protein, encoding MNVWALVTSIENWMYVALSVVAVVLEVWALGDCLTRPAQQFERAGQKPKSFWLILTGVAGAVGVLTFLGSINSLGAGFGLFQIAALCVAAVYLAGPRGELKLYGRSGPSHYGY